The Sediminispirochaeta smaragdinae DSM 11293 genome has a segment encoding these proteins:
- a CDS encoding PAS domain S-box protein: MKERKKRLLLVEDEAITALAETRFLESIGYEVLHVFSGEAALEAVTPEIDLILMDIDLGPGISGTETASRILKKRELPILFLSSHSSQEMVEKVRNITRYGYVVKNSGYFVLQASIEMAFTLFEACEQQRQTLRYFRRAEEVSAMGHWRMSRDSEHFLFSEGAVAICGLPAPLFSVAKFRLLVLPEDRILREQALERAIRDKTTYKAEYRIARPDDGRVIWIRSIADVEASDEIVFGVLRDITDLKKLENPTLVQPYGVSEKNHYYNLFDESSLPMFMLDPEDGSIVDANRAASEFYGWPMAILCQMKMADINILPFASAKAEMRSAVKLRKNFFFFCHRKADGSTCEVVVITNPVRIEGRSYLHSIIMDLYSPQSEELEKARRYWYLAEFSGAVVWTIDLEHETLSYISPSVEKVFGFTVESAKKLGIRGLLTPDSYDALMADSKREGPQIGLYQHYRSDGSIADIEITAIAVTGKACRCCEIVGVSRDISARLAAEREIEKLNDTNKQLFQEVQYRIRYTLLVIADLLKIEEQALTVETAYEALEDARKRVSSLSVFYDKLFTFPDYRVVPVRPYIEELLRYFSSQSKKRHIEIEGYVEDLTMNIQQLFLVSILIQELVNSAGKHAFHNMETGHISVTIIKLASSSLEVVVSDDGVDTDEETHYPSAIGLGIITEVANMLSATVESRTSSGTTYKIRIPLSSL, encoded by the coding sequence ATGAAAGAAAGAAAAAAACGACTTCTTTTGGTGGAGGATGAGGCGATAACGGCCTTGGCAGAAACAAGATTTCTGGAATCCATCGGTTATGAAGTGCTTCATGTCTTTTCAGGTGAGGCAGCTCTTGAAGCGGTAACACCGGAAATCGATTTGATTTTGATGGATATCGACCTTGGGCCGGGAATATCCGGAACAGAGACCGCATCCCGTATTCTAAAAAAACGTGAATTGCCGATTCTCTTTCTGAGTTCCCATTCCTCACAGGAGATGGTTGAAAAGGTCAGGAATATTACCAGATATGGTTATGTCGTTAAAAACTCAGGCTATTTTGTACTCCAGGCCTCTATCGAGATGGCTTTTACCCTGTTCGAGGCGTGTGAACAACAGCGGCAAACACTCCGTTATTTTCGAAGGGCCGAAGAAGTTTCGGCCATGGGGCATTGGCGAATGTCCAGGGATAGCGAACACTTTCTCTTTTCCGAAGGGGCTGTGGCTATCTGCGGCTTACCCGCTCCTCTTTTTTCCGTAGCGAAGTTTCGCCTGCTTGTTTTGCCTGAGGATCGAATACTGCGGGAGCAGGCATTGGAGCGTGCAATTCGCGACAAAACGACATACAAGGCCGAATATCGAATAGCCAGGCCCGACGATGGCCGGGTCATCTGGATACGCTCGATAGCGGATGTCGAGGCGAGCGATGAAATCGTTTTTGGCGTTTTACGTGATATAACAGATCTAAAAAAGCTTGAAAATCCGACTTTGGTTCAGCCGTACGGAGTGAGTGAGAAAAATCACTACTACAATCTTTTTGATGAGAGCTCCTTGCCTATGTTCATGCTCGATCCCGAGGACGGTTCGATTGTCGATGCAAACAGGGCAGCGTCGGAATTCTACGGATGGCCGATGGCTATTCTGTGTCAGATGAAGATGGCCGATATCAATATCCTTCCCTTTGCCTCGGCGAAAGCGGAAATGCGATCCGCCGTCAAACTGCGAAAGAACTTTTTTTTCTTCTGCCATCGAAAGGCGGATGGGAGTACATGCGAAGTCGTTGTCATCACCAATCCGGTAAGAATCGAGGGGAGATCCTATCTTCATTCGATTATCATGGATCTCTACTCACCACAATCCGAGGAACTTGAAAAGGCCAGGCGCTATTGGTATCTCGCGGAGTTTTCCGGAGCCGTTGTCTGGACGATTGATCTTGAGCATGAAACGCTATCCTATATCAGCCCTTCCGTTGAAAAAGTGTTCGGCTTTACGGTAGAAAGCGCAAAGAAGCTTGGAATACGAGGGCTTCTGACTCCCGATTCCTATGATGCTCTTATGGCGGATTCAAAACGGGAAGGACCGCAAATCGGGTTATATCAACACTATCGTTCGGACGGCTCAATAGCGGATATTGAGATAACGGCAATCGCCGTTACAGGTAAGGCTTGCCGCTGCTGCGAAATTGTGGGGGTAAGCAGGGATATATCGGCAAGGCTTGCCGCCGAACGAGAGATTGAGAAGCTGAATGATACAAATAAACAACTCTTTCAGGAGGTCCAGTATCGGATACGGTATACGCTGCTGGTTATCGCAGATCTCCTAAAGATTGAGGAACAAGCTCTGACGGTTGAGACTGCGTATGAAGCCCTTGAAGATGCGCGGAAGCGGGTTTCCTCGTTGAGTGTTTTCTACGATAAGCTTTTTACATTTCCAGATTACCGGGTTGTCCCCGTTCGTCCCTATATTGAAGAACTTTTGCGATACTTCTCGTCTCAAAGTAAAAAGCGTCATATCGAGATCGAAGGTTATGTTGAAGATCTTACCATGAACATTCAGCAGCTGTTTCTCGTCAGTATCCTGATTCAGGAACTTGTAAACAGTGCAGGCAAACATGCCTTTCACAATATGGAAACGGGCCATATTAGTGTGACAATCATTAAGCTGGCTTCTTCTTCCCTTGAGGTGGTGGTAAGTGACGACGGGGTCGATACCGATGAAGAGACTCACTATCCCTCGGCTATCGGCCTGGGGATTATCACCGAGGTGGCAAACATGCTTTCCGCCACCGTGGAATCCCGGACCTCCTCCGGCACTACCTACAAAATTCGCATCCCCTTAAGCTCCCTTTAG
- a CDS encoding methyl-accepting chemotaxis protein, which produces MGIRARLLVGFLLVAFMSLLVGIVGLRNMRVINDAADTMYENELLGLSYIKEANLNTLYAVRAEKNLLLADSFELKNQYASAWKKSVETVDELLAEAGKRFVTEGGQAAVSKALDGYNSWLPLTTQVIELGSSHDMEKIIAAKKLSMEAARTQFDSMDSALTDATDRKENNAHSIAEQTSALYRSSVILMACVIVAAVLLGGTIGFLLSNSVLKTVGGEPALVEQVADKVAAGDLEIDISAVEKATGIRRSLLLMVQNLSSIVADIQNATAQVATGSEEISSTSENLSQGSAEQASGAEEVSSSIEEMGATIKQNMDNAAMTEKIALQAATDAAKGGTAVGQAVQAIREISGKIGIIEEIARQTNLLALNAAIEAARAGDAGKGFAVVASEVRKLAERSQHASAEISSLSKTTVDTATQAGELIDKIVPDIRKTADLVQEISAASREQGTGADQITNAMVQLDTVIQQNASSSEELASMAEELSGQASALSETIAFFRLKKTEEVNGPSQTNKKGEERVTAIVPAVPADFEDL; this is translated from the coding sequence ATGGGTATACGGGCTAGGCTTCTGGTTGGTTTTTTGCTTGTTGCATTCATGTCTTTGCTGGTTGGAATTGTCGGTCTGCGAAACATGCGTGTTATTAATGATGCCGCCGATACCATGTATGAAAACGAACTATTGGGGCTTTCCTATATAAAGGAAGCAAATCTCAATACGCTTTATGCTGTGCGTGCGGAAAAGAATCTTTTGTTGGCCGATTCTTTTGAACTGAAAAATCAGTATGCCTCAGCCTGGAAGAAAAGCGTGGAAACGGTAGATGAACTTCTTGCCGAGGCCGGAAAACGATTTGTCACCGAGGGAGGACAGGCTGCCGTTTCCAAGGCCCTTGACGGCTACAATAGCTGGCTCCCCCTCACAACGCAAGTCATTGAGCTCGGCTCTTCACATGATATGGAGAAGATCATTGCTGCCAAGAAGCTCTCCATGGAGGCCGCTCGAACACAATTTGATAGTATGGACAGTGCCTTAACCGATGCTACGGACAGAAAGGAGAATAATGCCCATTCCATTGCCGAGCAAACAAGCGCACTTTATCGATCCAGTGTCATTCTCATGGCCTGTGTCATTGTTGCGGCTGTGCTTTTGGGCGGGACCATAGGATTTCTCCTTTCCAATTCTGTTCTGAAGACAGTTGGAGGTGAACCTGCTCTCGTTGAGCAAGTCGCCGATAAAGTAGCTGCGGGAGATCTCGAGATTGATATATCGGCGGTGGAAAAGGCTACGGGAATACGGCGTTCGCTTCTTTTGATGGTGCAAAATCTTAGCTCGATTGTCGCCGATATACAGAATGCTACCGCTCAAGTTGCGACGGGAAGTGAAGAGATCAGTTCTACCTCTGAGAATTTAAGCCAGGGATCTGCCGAACAGGCTTCGGGAGCCGAAGAGGTATCAAGCTCGATAGAGGAGATGGGGGCCACCATTAAACAGAATATGGATAATGCCGCCATGACCGAAAAGATTGCATTGCAGGCTGCAACAGATGCGGCAAAAGGGGGTACGGCAGTTGGCCAGGCCGTTCAGGCGATTCGTGAGATTTCCGGTAAGATCGGTATCATCGAGGAGATTGCCAGGCAGACAAATCTCCTGGCGTTGAATGCCGCCATCGAGGCTGCCCGAGCAGGCGATGCAGGTAAGGGATTTGCCGTTGTTGCAAGTGAGGTTCGGAAACTGGCAGAACGTAGCCAACATGCTTCCGCGGAAATCAGCAGTCTCTCCAAGACGACGGTTGATACGGCGACCCAGGCCGGAGAGCTCATTGATAAGATTGTTCCCGATATCCGTAAGACGGCGGATCTCGTTCAGGAGATATCCGCCGCTTCCAGGGAGCAGGGCACAGGGGCCGATCAGATTACCAATGCAATGGTACAACTTGATACCGTTATACAACAGAATGCATCATCGAGTGAGGAGTTGGCATCCATGGCAGAGGAGCTTTCGGGGCAGGCCAGTGCATTATCCGAGACCATAGCCTTTTTTCGGCTCAAAAAAACTGAAGAGGTCAACGGCCCCTCTCAGACAAATAAGAAAGGGGAGGAGCGGGTGACGGCCATTGTTCCGGCTGTTCCGGCGGATTTCGAAGATCTGTAG
- a CDS encoding helix-turn-helix domain-containing protein, translating to MTETQQIFIKNLRRIRNTTGQSQSSVAEKCGLSTNYIAGLESGRRFPSPATIDKLCVALEIRPYELFYDPMKDFQPIDAGNAQYVVKQYIKRRLEELIKELD from the coding sequence ATGACAGAAACTCAGCAGATTTTTATCAAAAACCTACGCCGGATCAGAAATACAACGGGGCAATCACAGTCTTCCGTAGCGGAAAAGTGCGGCCTTTCGACCAATTATATTGCAGGTCTGGAATCCGGTCGGAGGTTCCCCTCTCCCGCAACAATCGATAAACTGTGTGTTGCTCTGGAAATTCGCCCCTACGAGCTGTTTTATGATCCCATGAAAGACTTTCAGCCCATTGATGCCGGAAACGCACAATATGTGGTCAAACAATATATCAAACGACGTTTAGAGGAGCTTATAAAAGAGCTCGATTAG
- a CDS encoding chemotaxis protein CheW, with protein MPIDNSSQYLTFSIDESVYAIPIASVREVLELQPITRLPGSDDSVLGIINVRGRSVPVSDVRVLFGLQPRKVSGDNVIIVLETISKSEMKTVGMLTDAVHEVLEISDSVIEEQPVMGDAAGENFIKGIGNQHDRFIVIVDIDRMFGET; from the coding sequence ATGCCCATAGACAACAGCAGTCAATATCTTACCTTTAGCATTGATGAAAGCGTATATGCCATTCCCATTGCCTCGGTTCGAGAGGTTCTTGAACTGCAACCCATAACAAGGCTCCCCGGAAGCGATGATTCTGTACTGGGTATCATAAACGTGAGAGGCAGAAGTGTTCCTGTTTCCGATGTACGGGTGCTTTTCGGCCTTCAGCCACGTAAGGTCTCGGGGGATAATGTCATCATCGTTCTTGAAACTATCTCGAAATCGGAGATGAAAACCGTTGGAATGCTCACGGATGCTGTCCATGAGGTGCTTGAGATTTCAGACTCCGTCATCGAGGAACAGCCGGTAATGGGAGATGCAGCCGGTGAGAATTTCATAAAGGGCATTGGGAACCAGCACGATCGGTTCATCGTGATAGTGGATATTGATCGGATGTTCGGCGAAACATAG
- a CDS encoding helix-turn-helix domain-containing protein, producing the protein MNKVLIVEDEKAAVDRILRMELWNGPEFTVGGVAPDGKKGLEMFFSVSPDLILTDIAMPVMDGLEFIEQVRREDCYIPIVILSCYESFSYARRAIRLGVADYLLKDFLDEQRLYHVLKGVLPVPHSRASSSQGISGPSRSDLFGRALLGVQGDPLSFHSWCRFRKNNAPFRLLLVGGYRPERESECFTERLMNVGHPETLDWVFLGDETILILFTGDLWNDREVEESVVALRNELGNAKGIALVLGNSFAEPETLPEEYRKVKHLASYRLFFGANCIITPALVEPVADLSPQQIDRRMKNIEELLTQEKYQEAAEKIGRLYRRDLAGMMQYHYVSELNRRLLSLLRRERKRIGLDESAELPVAELEAADTLQEIADWFRAQYTLLSGEAGKIVFPQVGNRKIRLVLDLIRKEYAKELSLERAAERVDIHRVYLSRLFRRETGYTFYDFLQRYRISLAAERLRHSDVKIGDLAAEVGFHHPDQFASVFKKITGVTPSSFRNHPVPLR; encoded by the coding sequence ATGAATAAAGTATTAATCGTCGAGGATGAAAAAGCTGCAGTCGACCGGATCCTTCGGATGGAACTTTGGAATGGCCCGGAGTTTACCGTGGGCGGAGTGGCTCCGGATGGGAAGAAGGGCCTTGAGATGTTCTTCTCCGTTTCTCCCGACCTGATTCTCACGGACATCGCCATGCCTGTAATGGACGGTCTTGAATTCATCGAGCAGGTGAGAAGGGAAGATTGCTATATTCCCATTGTCATACTCAGCTGCTATGAAAGTTTTTCCTATGCAAGACGGGCGATCCGACTGGGGGTTGCCGATTACCTTCTGAAGGATTTTCTGGATGAACAGCGCCTCTACCACGTGCTGAAAGGCGTCCTCCCGGTTCCTCATAGCCGGGCCTCTTCCAGTCAGGGGATTTCCGGACCATCGAGGAGCGATCTTTTCGGCCGGGCCCTTCTCGGAGTACAGGGAGATCCCCTTAGCTTTCATTCATGGTGCCGGTTCCGCAAGAATAATGCCCCTTTCAGACTTTTGTTGGTCGGTGGATATAGGCCCGAACGCGAGTCCGAATGCTTTACCGAACGGCTTATGAATGTGGGGCATCCCGAAACTCTGGATTGGGTTTTCTTGGGAGATGAAACGATCCTCATCCTTTTTACCGGAGATCTCTGGAATGATCGTGAGGTGGAAGAGAGCGTTGTCGCGCTGCGGAATGAGCTTGGCAATGCAAAGGGAATTGCTTTGGTTCTCGGCAATTCCTTCGCGGAGCCGGAAACGTTGCCGGAAGAATATCGGAAGGTAAAGCATTTGGCTTCGTATCGGCTTTTTTTCGGCGCCAATTGCATCATCACGCCCGCCCTCGTGGAGCCTGTTGCCGACCTTTCTCCTCAACAGATTGACAGAAGGATGAAAAATATCGAAGAGCTTTTGACACAGGAAAAGTATCAGGAGGCTGCGGAAAAAATCGGAAGGCTCTATCGCCGTGATCTTGCGGGAATGATGCAGTATCACTATGTCTCCGAGCTAAATAGACGTCTATTGTCCTTGCTTCGCCGGGAGCGGAAACGCATCGGCTTGGATGAGTCGGCAGAACTTCCCGTGGCGGAGCTGGAAGCCGCTGATACCCTCCAGGAGATTGCCGATTGGTTTCGTGCCCAATATACGCTCTTATCGGGCGAAGCAGGGAAGATTGTCTTTCCTCAGGTAGGCAACCGCAAGATCCGTCTTGTTCTCGATCTTATTCGGAAAGAGTATGCAAAGGAACTTTCATTGGAACGCGCGGCCGAAAGGGTCGATATCCATAGGGTCTACCTCAGCAGGCTTTTTCGGCGGGAAACCGGCTACACCTTTTACGATTTCCTGCAGCGATACAGAATTTCCCTGGCTGCGGAAAGGCTGAGGCATTCCGATGTGAAAATTGGTGATCTTGCCGCCGAAGTCGGCTTTCACCATCCCGACCAGTTTGCTTCGGTTTTCAAGAAGATCACCGGTGTTACGCCCTCTTCCTTTCGTAATCATCCGGTTCCCCTCAGATAG
- a CDS encoding carbohydrate ABC transporter permease produces MSLRHTLSKQRFFLYFFLVLGVLLFLVPMYMALITSLKDPAEINLARAWSLPKRLNWKSYKDAFDLLRPDFLNSIILAVTATLISALVGAVNGFVFSKNRFSGSELIFSFLLFGMFIPYQIILIPLFQVLRSIGLYGSLGGLILAHVIYGIPIVTLIFRNFYDQIPNSLVESARLDGCGFFSLLIRMFIPLSAPAFVVVGIWQFTQIWNEFLWGITLTRPEANPITVGLSKLAGGQAVSWNLPMAGSFIAGLPVLLIYIILGKYFIRGLLAGSVKG; encoded by the coding sequence ATGAGCCTTCGACATACACTCTCCAAGCAGAGGTTTTTTCTTTATTTCTTTCTCGTTCTTGGGGTTCTTCTTTTCCTTGTCCCCATGTATATGGCACTTATCACCTCGTTAAAAGATCCGGCTGAGATTAATTTGGCCCGGGCGTGGTCCCTTCCGAAACGGCTGAACTGGAAAAGCTACAAGGATGCGTTTGACCTCCTTCGCCCCGATTTCCTGAACAGCATCATTTTGGCGGTAACGGCTACCCTTATATCGGCACTGGTAGGAGCCGTCAACGGTTTCGTTTTTTCGAAGAATCGTTTCTCCGGAAGTGAGTTGATATTCTCCTTTCTTCTCTTTGGGATGTTCATACCTTATCAGATTATTCTTATTCCTCTCTTTCAGGTTTTACGGAGTATCGGCCTGTACGGTTCCCTCGGCGGCTTGATTCTTGCCCATGTGATTTACGGGATTCCCATTGTTACGCTTATTTTTCGAAACTTTTATGATCAGATCCCCAACTCCCTAGTCGAATCCGCAAGACTCGACGGCTGCGGGTTTTTTTCTCTTCTTATTCGCATGTTTATCCCTCTTTCCGCTCCTGCCTTTGTTGTCGTCGGGATCTGGCAGTTTACCCAGATATGGAACGAGTTCCTTTGGGGGATTACCCTGACAAGACCGGAGGCAAACCCTATTACCGTCGGCCTCTCAAAGCTGGCAGGCGGCCAGGCTGTAAGTTGGAATCTGCCCATGGCCGGATCCTTCATTGCAGGATTACCGGTTTTGTTGATCTACATCATCCTCGGTAAGTATTTTATTCGGGGGCTTCTTGCCGGTTCGGTAAAGGGCTAA
- a CDS encoding ABC transporter substrate-binding protein, translating into MKKSIGLLIVLSLMVSAGLFAGGQEEEKAPASPMDVEQVVLTDKAPSGDLELFSWWAGDEAPALEALIKVYESKYPNVNVINATVTGGSGVNAKAVLKTRMLGGDPPETFQVHAGQELIGTWVAANRMLDLTPLFEKEGWMDVFPKDLINLIGTDKGIWSVPVNIHRSNVLWYIPDNLKKWGVEAPKTWDDFFTVAETLKSKGVVPLAVAQTWTVNHLWESVALGVLGADDYEALWNGEISWTDPRVVKVWETFGKILSYTNMDAASLSWQQATDMVVIGDAAFNVMGDWAAGYLSTTLNIEPGSGYGWAPSPDTSGVFIFLADSFGCPKGTNNPDATLSWLKVCGSKEGSDTFNPLKGSISARTDSDLSLYNVYSQSAAKDFAKDRIVGSLAHGVVANEGFMNDFSTVMEMFLTSRNAQQAANACQAIAIQNGIGK; encoded by the coding sequence ATGAAAAAAAGCATTGGATTACTGATTGTTCTGAGCCTGATGGTTTCCGCTGGCCTGTTTGCAGGTGGTCAGGAGGAAGAAAAGGCCCCTGCCTCTCCCATGGATGTAGAGCAGGTTGTTCTCACCGACAAGGCTCCATCGGGAGATTTGGAATTGTTCTCCTGGTGGGCCGGTGACGAGGCCCCTGCGTTGGAAGCGTTGATCAAGGTGTATGAGTCCAAATACCCAAATGTCAATGTCATTAATGCGACGGTGACCGGAGGTTCCGGTGTAAATGCCAAGGCCGTTCTGAAGACCAGAATGTTGGGCGGCGATCCTCCCGAAACGTTCCAGGTCCATGCAGGACAAGAGCTTATCGGTACCTGGGTTGCGGCCAATCGTATGCTCGATCTGACTCCTCTCTTTGAAAAAGAGGGGTGGATGGATGTCTTTCCGAAGGACCTGATCAATCTGATAGGAACAGATAAAGGTATCTGGTCGGTACCCGTTAACATCCATCGTTCCAATGTTCTGTGGTATATTCCTGACAACTTGAAAAAGTGGGGTGTTGAGGCCCCGAAAACATGGGATGACTTCTTTACCGTCGCCGAAACGCTGAAAAGTAAGGGTGTTGTCCCCCTTGCGGTGGCTCAAACATGGACGGTAAACCATCTGTGGGAAAGTGTCGCCCTGGGCGTACTGGGGGCCGACGATTATGAAGCACTCTGGAACGGAGAGATTTCCTGGACAGATCCCAGGGTCGTTAAGGTGTGGGAGACGTTCGGAAAGATCCTGTCCTATACCAATATGGATGCCGCTTCCCTTTCCTGGCAGCAGGCAACCGACATGGTGGTCATCGGCGATGCCGCTTTTAACGTAATGGGCGACTGGGCGGCTGGATATCTCTCCACCACCCTGAATATCGAACCCGGTTCCGGCTACGGCTGGGCCCCATCTCCCGATACCAGCGGTGTTTTTATCTTTCTGGCCGATAGTTTCGGATGCCCGAAGGGCACGAACAATCCTGATGCAACACTTTCCTGGTTGAAGGTCTGCGGTTCTAAAGAGGGATCCGATACCTTTAATCCCCTTAAGGGATCCATTTCCGCTCGCACCGACAGTGATCTCAGCCTGTATAATGTCTATTCGCAGTCGGCGGCCAAGGATTTTGCCAAGGACCGGATTGTCGGATCTCTGGCCCACGGCGTGGTTGCCAACGAAGGCTTTATGAATGATTTCTCTACCGTCATGGAAATGTTCCTGACCAGCAGAAATGCTCAGCAGGCGGCAAATGCCTGTCAGGCGATTGCCATTCAGAACGGGATAGGTAAGTAG
- a CDS encoding carbohydrate ABC transporter permease translates to MAHSKKLKNRSDMVKAILVLLPSVVLVAVFVYGFIFNTIYVSLTDWGQGAGLAEHPVKHWVGLGNYRQLFSGFIYGRFRQDLVNTFFYSVILLVGTLFLGFLLAVLLDRKIRHEGFYRTIFLYPMALSFIVTGTIWRWLLAPNGGLNLLPTFLGLKKGEFLWISSRKAILTFNWQHLLSILFFIAALVFLMLLLRAVRNRIHRKMVIHSALFASSLLLCAISRWLLPPLLPFEEIHGFNLATLGILLAAIWQYSGYTMALYLAGLRGLPESIRESSRMDGAGEFTYYWKIAIPNIKPITLSAVIILSHISLKMFDLIYAMAGADNANTGHPSVNMYLTTFRANQFAMGAAIAVILFIMAALFVIPYLMHSHKQRRQG, encoded by the coding sequence ATGGCACACAGCAAAAAGCTCAAAAACCGGTCGGACATGGTTAAGGCAATTCTCGTACTATTGCCTTCGGTCGTTTTAGTGGCCGTCTTCGTTTACGGTTTTATCTTTAACACGATATATGTTTCCCTGACGGACTGGGGACAAGGGGCCGGCCTTGCGGAACATCCTGTGAAACATTGGGTTGGTCTCGGCAATTATCGACAACTTTTTTCGGGATTCATCTACGGCCGTTTCAGACAAGATCTGGTCAATACGTTTTTTTACTCTGTTATTCTGCTGGTTGGAACACTTTTTTTAGGTTTTTTGCTGGCGGTGCTGCTTGATAGAAAAATTCGGCATGAGGGCTTCTACCGAACGATTTTTCTTTATCCCATGGCCCTTTCTTTTATCGTTACAGGGACAATATGGCGATGGCTTTTAGCACCCAACGGAGGACTTAACCTGCTGCCCACCTTCCTCGGTCTGAAAAAAGGGGAATTCCTCTGGATCAGCAGCCGTAAGGCTATTCTGACCTTCAATTGGCAGCATCTCCTTTCTATTCTCTTTTTTATTGCAGCTCTGGTTTTCCTTATGTTGCTTTTGCGGGCCGTTCGTAACAGAATCCACCGGAAGATGGTTATTCACTCGGCTCTTTTCGCGTCCTCACTTCTCCTTTGTGCTATAAGCAGATGGCTTCTCCCTCCGCTTCTTCCCTTCGAAGAGATCCACGGCTTTAATCTGGCTACCCTGGGAATTCTCCTCGCCGCAATATGGCAATATTCCGGTTATACCATGGCGCTCTATCTGGCCGGGCTCAGGGGCTTACCTGAGAGTATCCGTGAATCATCCCGTATGGATGGTGCTGGAGAGTTTACCTATTACTGGAAGATTGCCATCCCCAACATCAAGCCGATTACCCTCAGCGCCGTAATCATTCTCTCTCATATTTCCCTGAAGATGTTTGATCTCATCTATGCCATGGCGGGGGCGGACAACGCCAATACAGGTCATCCCTCGGTAAACATGTATCTGACAACCTTCAGGGCCAATCAATTTGCCATGGGAGCCGCGATCGCCGTTATTCTCTTCATTATGGCGGCGCTCTTTGTCATTCCCTATCTGATGCATTCACACAAACAAAGGAGACAGGGATGA